The Mycobacteriales bacterium nucleotide sequence GTCACCCTGCCCCTGCCGGCGCCCACTCGAGCAGGGCGCACACTGGACGGGTGTCCGCCCAGGGTGACCAGCCGGTCCTGGTGACCACGGCGCCCGTCAGCCCGGCCGAGGAGCGGCGGCGGCGGGAGCGGCGCTACCTGATCACCATGGGCGTCCGGGTGGTCGCCTTCGTCCTCGCGGTCTTCCTGCTGACCGGATGGATCAGGGTAGTGGCGATCGTGCTCGCCCTGGTCCTGCCGTGGGTCGCGGTCATCGTCGCGAATGCCGGCCCGATGCGGCAGCCGCCGGAGCGACCGTCGCTGTTCGGCGGCGAGAAGCGCCGCGAGCTCACCTGACCACGAGATGGACCAGGCCGAAGACCCCGGCCGCCATCAGACCCGCAGCCGGCAGGGTGAGCACCCACGCCAGCAGGATGTTCCCGGCCACTCCCCATCGAACCGCGGACATCCTCCGGGTGGCACCGGCTCCCATCACCGACGACGTGATGACGTGCGTGGTGGAGATCGGAGCCGCGTACACATAGGCGGTTGTGAGCAGGACCGCCGAGGCCACCGACTGCGCAACGAAGGCGGAGGCGTTGTCCAGCTTGTAGACGCGGCGGCCGAGTGTGCGCATGATCCGCCAGCCGCCCGACGCCGTACCGGCGCTGATCGCCATCGCGCACAGCACTTTCACCCAGATCGGAACCATGAACACCGACAGGTGGTGAGTCACGACCAGCGCGAGGGCGATCACCCCCATGGTTTTCTGCGCGTCCTGGAGCCCGTGGCCGAAGGCCATCGCGGCTGAGGATCCCCATTGCCCGATCCGGAAGCCGACGTTGGCCTCGCGCGGCTTCACCCCGCGCAACCCCCACAGCACGATGAGCATCACGATGAACGCGAGCACGAAGCCGACGACCGGCGACAGCACCATCGGTATGACGACCTTCTGTACGACCGCGTTCCACTTCACATGGCCACTCGAAGCGATTGCCGCCCCGCACAGGCCGCCGATCAGGGCATGGGACGAGGACGAGGGCAGCCCGAAGTACCACGTGATCAGGTTCCAGATGGTCGCACCAACGACTGCCGCGAAGACGACGGTCAGGCCCTCTGCGGTCGCCGGTGCCGAGATGATGCCCCCGACGGTGTTCGCCACCTTGGTCGAAACGAGCGACCCCAACAGGTTGAAGATCGCGGCAAGGGTGAGAGCGGCGCGCGGGCTCAACGCGCGGGTCGACACCGACGTCGCAATCGCGTTCGCCGCGTCGTGGAAACCGTTGGTGTAGTCGAAGCCGAGGGCAACGACGATCAGCACGACCAGGCCGACGGTCTCCAAGGGAGCGGCTCAGGACTCTTTGACGGCGATCGTCTCGACGGTGTTCGCGACGTTCTCCAGCGCGTCGGCGGCACCTTCGAGCTGCTCGGCGATCTCCTTGAGCTTCATGACCGTGAGTGCATCGAAGTCACCGCCGAACAGGCGCGCCACGAACCTTCGGTACAGCCGGTCGGCGTCGTCCTCGAGCCGGTTGACCTCGATCCAGTAGTCGCTGAGGTTCTCCAGAGAGCGCAGTCGCGGCATCGCGCCGGCGGTGAGCTCCGCACCACGCACCAGGATCTCGGCCATGCGAGGCATCTCGAGGGGCAGGATCTCGAGGTCGTAGAGAACCACGAGGTCGCCCGCCGCCTCGAAGAAGTCGAGGACGTCGTCGAGCCGGCTGGCCAGCCGGTAGATGTCCTCGCGATCAAACGGCGTCACGAAGGTCGAGTTGACCTCGCGCATGATCTGGTGGGTGCGGTCGTCTCCGACATGTTCGAGATCGCTCAGCTGTTTGGCCAGCACAGCACGGCCCGGCCGGGAGACCGTCAGCAGCTGCTCGAGGACACGGGCGCCCTCCAGCAGGTTGTTCCCTGCGGTGGCGAACATGTCGTAGAAAACCGTCTCGCGGGGCGTCAGCCGTAGGCGCACGCTCCATACCCTAGGGGTAGGCGAACGAGAGGTTAACGCCGGATGAACGACCTAGCCGGACGGCGACTCCCCTGCCCGGCTGACTCCCAAGCGGGTGCGGACCTCGGCCCAGAGATCTCGATACGCGGCGGCGGCCACGCTCTCGGGCGAGGTGGCCACGACCGGCCGCCGGCGCTGGCCCATCCGTTCGATCAGCGCGCTGCTCGGCACGACCGCTCGCGCGACGTCGGCGTACCGCCCGTGCAGCAGGTCGACGACGTCACGGTGCAAGGCCCGGCGGCGTTCGACCATCGACAGGAAGGCCAGCACGACCGCCCGGCTCTTGGTCTGGTTGGCCAGATCGACCACGTGGTCGAGGGTTCGCAGTGACAGTGGCGACGGCACGATCGGCACGAGCACGAGGTCCGCGGCACTGACCACGTTGGTCGAGAGCAGGGAAAGCCCGGCCGGGCAGTCGAGGATCACGACGTCGTAGTCGTCCTTGAAGCCGCTCAGCACCCTCGCGATCCGCTGCTCGCTGCGCTTCATCGCGCCGAGATCGACATCGGTTCCGGCGTACGTCGTATCCGCCGGCAGCAGGTCGAGGCCACGGTCCGGGGTAGCCCGCACCGCACGCAGGGCGTCGCTCTTGCCTTGCAACAGGCGGCGACTGCCACCCTTCACCTTCGACTTGCCACGCAGCAGGAAGGTCGCGCCGGCCTGCGAGTCGAGATCCCACAACAGCGTGCGGTAGCCATCCTGGGCCGACAGCCAGGCCAGGTTGACCGCGGCCGCGGTCTTGCCGACCCCGCCCTTCACGGCGTACGACGCAACGACCTTCACGGCGTGCATAGTGTCAGCCCGCGCGGCTCCGCCCAAACTGCCCGTGCGTCACACTGGATCCGAAGCCGGTTCGATCCAAGGAGGTGCACGTCGTGGCCGAGTTCTCCCTCGACTTGACCGAGGACCAGGTCACGCTGCGCAAGTGGCTGCACGACTTTGCCGCAGAGGTGATCCGGCCGGCCGCCCACGAGTGGGACGAACGCGAAGAGACACCCTGGCCGGTGATCAAGGAGGCCGCGAAGGTCGGGATCTACTCCCTCGACTTCATGGCTCAGCAGTGGTTCGACGACACCGGCCTCGGCATGGTGATCGCTTCCGAGGAGCTGTTCTGGGGCGACGCCGGCATCGGGCTGTCGCTGATGGGCACCGGGCTGGCTGCCGCCGCGGTGAGCGCGAACGGCACACCGGAGCAGATCGGCGAGTTCGTCGCGGCGATGTACGGCACCGCCGAGGAGCCGAAGCTCGGCGCGTTCTGTTCTTCGGAACCGGATGCCGGCAGCGACGTCGGCGCGATGAAGACCCGCGCTGTCTACGACCAAGCCAACGACGAATGGGTGCTCAACGGCACCAAGACCTGGGCGACCAACGGCGGGATCGCGGACTGGCACGTCGTGGTCGCGAGCGTGGACCCGACGCTCGGCACCCGCGGGCAGGCGTCGTTCGCGGTGCCACCCGGCACCAGAGGGCTGAGCCAGGGCCAGAAGTTCAAGAAGCACGGCATCCGCGCGTCGCATACCGCCGAGGTCGTTCTTGACGACGTCCGGCTCCCCGGCAGGTACCTGCTCGGCGGCAAGGAGCGCCTCGACGAGCGACTGCACCGGGCCCGCGAAGGGGCGAGCAGCGGGCGGTCGCAACCCTCGATGGCGACCTTCGAGCGCACCCGGCCGACCGTCGGAGCACAGGCGGTGGGCATCGCCCGGGCGGCGTACGAGGTCGCGCTCGACTATGCGAAGCAGCGCGAGCAGTTCGGCCGACCGATCATCGAGAACCAGGGCATCGCCTTCAAGCTCGCCGACATGAAGACCCGGATCGACGCTTCACGGCTGCTGGTCTGGCGCGCGGCGTGGATGGCTCGGCAGGGGCACGAGTTCGCGGGCGCCGAGGGCTCGCAGTGCAAGCTGTTCGCCGGTGAGACCGCGGTCTGGGTGACCGAGCAGGCGATCCAGATCCTCGGCGGCAACGGCTACACCCGTGACTACCCGGTCGAGCGCATGCACCGAGACGCGAAGATCTACACGATCTTCGAGGGCACCAGCGAGATCCAGCGACTCGTGATCGCCCGCGCGATCAGCGGCACCCACATCCGCTGAGTCGGCAGCGCTAGCCCCTCGACGAGAGCAGCTCGTCGACGTACGGCGCAGCGGCGGCGCGCCAGGCCGGCACGAGATCCAGCCGCAGTCGCCGGTCGAGGACGTCCTCGGCCGTGACCGCCCCTTCGGCGTCGATCGCCCAGGCGGCTTCGCAGCGCAGGGCAGGGACTCCTTCGGCGATCGGCTCGCTCGGCCCGGCGTGCGCCACCAGGTCGGCCTCGGCGCCGAAGCGGCGCTGCAGTCGTGGCGCGCGACCATCGGCCCGGGCGGCGGCCCCCACGAGCGGTAGGTCGATCGTGCGGCAACCGACTCCGTGGTCGAGGCGCTGCGCGACCCGGTCGACGGCGTCCTGTGCCATGCGGCGGTAGGTCGTGAGCTTGCCGCCCACGATCACCAGCACTCCGCCGCGATCGAGCAGCGCGTGCCGCCGGGACAGGTCCGCCGAGGTCGAGCCCTGCTCGTCTCCGAGCAGGGGACGCAGGCCGGCGTACCGGCCGATGACGTCATCGCCGGTGAGCGGTCGCGACATCCTTCGCGACACCGCCCCGAGCA carries:
- a CDS encoding inorganic phosphate transporter — translated: METVGLVVLIVVALGFDYTNGFHDAANAIATSVSTRALSPRAALTLAAIFNLLGSLVSTKVANTVGGIISAPATAEGLTVVFAAVVGATIWNLITWYFGLPSSSSHALIGGLCGAAIASSGHVKWNAVVQKVVIPMVLSPVVGFVLAFIVMLIVLWGLRGVKPREANVGFRIGQWGSSAAMAFGHGLQDAQKTMGVIALALVVTHHLSVFMVPIWVKVLCAMAISAGTASGGWRIMRTLGRRVYKLDNASAFVAQSVASAVLLTTAYVYAAPISTTHVITSSVMGAGATRRMSAVRWGVAGNILLAWVLTLPAAGLMAAGVFGLVHLVVR
- a CDS encoding ParA family protein, which gives rise to MKVVASYAVKGGVGKTAAAVNLAWLSAQDGYRTLLWDLDSQAGATFLLRGKSKVKGGSRRLLQGKSDALRAVRATPDRGLDLLPADTTYAGTDVDLGAMKRSEQRIARVLSGFKDDYDVVILDCPAGLSLLSTNVVSAADLVLVPIVPSPLSLRTLDHVVDLANQTKSRAVVLAFLSMVERRRALHRDVVDLLHGRYADVARAVVPSSALIERMGQRRRPVVATSPESVAAAAYRDLWAEVRTRLGVSRAGESPSG
- a CDS encoding DUF3099 domain-containing protein; this translates as MSAQGDQPVLVTTAPVSPAEERRRRERRYLITMGVRVVAFVLAVFLLTGWIRVVAIVLALVLPWVAVIVANAGPMRQPPERPSLFGGEKRRELT
- a CDS encoding acyl-CoA dehydrogenase family protein; the encoded protein is MAEFSLDLTEDQVTLRKWLHDFAAEVIRPAAHEWDEREETPWPVIKEAAKVGIYSLDFMAQQWFDDTGLGMVIASEELFWGDAGIGLSLMGTGLAAAAVSANGTPEQIGEFVAAMYGTAEEPKLGAFCSSEPDAGSDVGAMKTRAVYDQANDEWVLNGTKTWATNGGIADWHVVVASVDPTLGTRGQASFAVPPGTRGLSQGQKFKKHGIRASHTAEVVLDDVRLPGRYLLGGKERLDERLHRAREGASSGRSQPSMATFERTRPTVGAQAVGIARAAYEVALDYAKQREQFGRPIIENQGIAFKLADMKTRIDASRLLVWRAAWMARQGHEFAGAEGSQCKLFAGETAVWVTEQAIQILGGNGYTRDYPVERMHRDAKIYTIFEGTSEIQRLVIARAISGTHIR
- a CDS encoding DUF47 family protein, which encodes MRLRLTPRETVFYDMFATAGNNLLEGARVLEQLLTVSRPGRAVLAKQLSDLEHVGDDRTHQIMREVNSTFVTPFDREDIYRLASRLDDVLDFFEAAGDLVVLYDLEILPLEMPRMAEILVRGAELTAGAMPRLRSLENLSDYWIEVNRLEDDADRLYRRFVARLFGGDFDALTVMKLKEIAEQLEGAADALENVANTVETIAVKES